In Planococcus versutus, the DNA window CAAACAGCATAACTTTTGGCTCCATAGCAAGCGAGCGTGCTATGGCAACACGTTGTTTTTGTCCGCCTGAAAGCTTGTTTGGATAAACATCTGCCTTATCTTCCAAACCTACTTTTTTCAGCAATTCCATGCCTAATATCCTAGCCTGCTCTTTCTTCATTTTCTTAACAGTAACAGGTGCTTCGATGATATTTTCAAGCACTGTTTTATGAGGAAATAAATTGAAATGCTGGAATACCATTCCGACTTCAGCGCGAATTTTTGTTAAATTGTCTTTTTTTGCATTTACTACATGACCATCAATCGTGATTTTCCCGTCATTAATCATTTCAAGAAAGTTAAAACACCTGAGAAGCGTACTTTTCCCAGAGCCACTAACTCCAACCAATACAACAACTTCTTGTGGGTTAACATGCAAGTCTACGCCTTTTAGTACCTCGAGATCACCAAAGGATTTATGAATGTTTTCTCCAATAATCATGTTAGTCCCTCCTTAGGCTTTATCGACATCGAGTTTATTTTCATACAAGCGCAATAAGAATGTGAAAATCATTACAAGTACTAAATAGTAAAGTGCAACGACCATAAAGGATTCGAATGGCTGATATGATTGCGCAGCTTCTCGATTTCCGAGTGAGAAGATTTCCGCGACCCCGATAATATAAACAAGTGATGAATCTTTTAATGTAATAATAAATTGGTTACCCAGTGGTGGAATCGAGCGACGGAGCGCCTGTGGAAAGACGATACGGCTCATGGTTTGCTTGCGATTCATTCCGAGCGACATACTGGCTTCTCGTTGCCCAGGATCAATTCCTTGAATTGATCCACGGAAAATTTCCGCAATGTAAGCACCATTATGAACGCCGAGTGCGATAGCCCCTGCCCAGAAATTCGACATGGTATAAATTTCTACGATCCCAAAGTATAAAAACATAATTTGTACAATCAATGGTGTCCCTCGAATGATTGTGATATAAACGTTTGCAATAGCTTGTAGAATTTTTGAACCTGAAATTTTCATCAATGCAATGATAAGACCAATAACGGTACCTAAAATAACACCAATCGCTGTCAATTGAAGTGTAACGACAGTGGCTTCTAAAAACCCAGGGTATGTTCGCATAAATACATCATAAACGGTTACCAATATCTCTGGCATAAACGCCACTCCTCCTCATCTCAGCTCATTTATTTGAGAATTTCAATTCCTTCAAGATCTACATCGAGGAGGTTTCGTCCAAACCACTTCTGAGAAATTTCGTCATATGTGCCATCTTCAATGATGGCAGCTAATGCTTCGTTAACTGCTTTAAGCAACTCTTTATCTTCTGGTCTTACTGCAACTGCTGCTTGCTCGATCCATAAAGGTTCGCCAATCATTTCGATTTCTAAACCAGCATTTTGCGCTTCAAATCCTACCACATCCGCTGTAATAACAGCATCTAAACGACCTTCTATTGTTAAATCTTGCAATGCCACAACATCACTGCTGTAGTATTGAATGTTTTCATCATCTGTATATTGTTGAGCAGCTGTATCATACGTACTTTGTCCAACTACCCCGATTGTTGCACCTTCAAGGTCAGCTTCTGAAGTAATCTCTGTATTTCCTTCACGAACAAAAATGACACCGCCCGAGTAGTAATAAGGATCAGAAAATGCGACTTGTTTAGCTCGCTCTTCTGTAATTGCCATAGATCCGATGACTGCATCAAAACGATTTGTTGTTAACCCTTGAATGATCGTTTCAAACGGCGTAGTCACTGGATTAGGCTCTAAGCCCATTTCTTTAGAAATCGCGTTTCCGATATCAATGTCAAAGCCTGTCAAATTGCCGCCTTCTTCATAGTTAAACGGCTTGTAAAGTCCACTTGAAGCAGTTGTGAATTTGCCATCTTCTAGTAGCTTTAACTCACTTCCCTCACCGTCTGTGCTTGATCCTTCTTCCGAACTGGTTGAGTCATCTCCTCCACAAGCTGCCAATAGCATTCCTGCAGAAAAAATTACACTTAAAAATGATAATTTCTTTTTCATTTTGCTCTCCCCTTTTCGTTTATAATTGACCAAACCGCCAAGGCGTTTCGGGAATTCCCAGTAAATCGAGTGCTGTTAAATAAAAAGATTCCGGTCTTTATAGACCGCTTCTACTTTTGCTAAGTTTTCATTTACTTGTGCATGTTGCTTAACATAAACAAATCGCATAATCGAAGTCAAAAGTGCATGGACAGAAGTATAGGAATCAATGTTCAAATTTGAGTTCACAGATACTGTCAACTCATAATCTGCATAAACAAGAGCTGGAGACTCTTCAGAATCAGTTAAGACAATGACCTCAGCCCCTTGTGCTTTTACACTTTTTAGCGTATCAAGAGCCGCTCTGGTATAACGCGGAAAAACAAAAGCAACGACCAAATCTCCTCTTTCTATTTTAGAAAGCTGCGTGTAATATTCTCCAGTTGAAGGATACATCGTTTCGGTATGACCTAGTACAAGATTTAACCAATTGGCGAACCAGTGAGCGATGCCATAATCAAAGAAATTGCCGGTGACATAAATCTGATCTGCTTGACTAATTTTATCGACTACTTGAAGAAGTTTTTCTTCACTTATTGTTTTTTTTAGCTTAGCGATACTCAAAATATCTGCATCCAACAAATTTTCTAAAAAAGATTGATCAGCAACAGGCTCTGAAATTTTCTGTTCTGCTTTTTCCAAACGTTCTTCTGCTAGCTTTCGCTGCAAGACTTGTTGAAATTCCGCATATCCTTTGTACCCCAGTTTTTGTGTCCACCGAATAACTGTCGATTCACTCACACGAACGCGCCTCCCCACTTCAAGAGCAGAAGAAAACGCTAAAAAAATAGGTTCTTTAAAAAATAAATCACCAATTTTTTTCTGACCTGCACTAAATTCTCGATAAGAACTCGATACACTTCGCAGTAAATCCTGCATATTTAACGCCTCCACTTGAAGAACACACCCATTTACTCTTTTTAGTATACTATTATGCAGGAAACCCTGCAATAGTTTACAGAAAATTCAATAACAATTATTTACTCAAATAACTTCTCAAATTATGCGAATTCCCGTCACTAAGGCTTTTG includes these proteins:
- a CDS encoding amino acid ABC transporter ATP-binding protein; translation: MIIGENIHKSFGDLEVLKGVDLHVNPQEVVVLVGVSGSGKSTLLRCFNFLEMINDGKITIDGHVVNAKKDNLTKIRAEVGMVFQHFNLFPHKTVLENIIEAPVTVKKMKKEQARILGMELLKKVGLEDKADVYPNKLSGGQKQRVAIARSLAMEPKVMLFDEPTSALDPELVGEVLQVMKQLAEEGMTMVVVTHEMKFAKEVADRIIMIDEGTIIESADPKTFFENPQNERTKQFIQLVE
- a CDS encoding amino acid ABC transporter permease, with protein sequence MPEILVTVYDVFMRTYPGFLEATVVTLQLTAIGVILGTVIGLIIALMKISGSKILQAIANVYITIIRGTPLIVQIMFLYFGIVEIYTMSNFWAGAIALGVHNGAYIAEIFRGSIQGIDPGQREASMSLGMNRKQTMSRIVFPQALRRSIPPLGNQFIITLKDSSLVYIIGVAEIFSLGNREAAQSYQPFESFMVVALYYLVLVMIFTFLLRLYENKLDVDKA
- a CDS encoding transporter substrate-binding domain-containing protein, which produces MKKKLSFLSVIFSAGMLLAACGGDDSTSSEEGSSTDGEGSELKLLEDGKFTTASSGLYKPFNYEEGGNLTGFDIDIGNAISKEMGLEPNPVTTPFETIIQGLTTNRFDAVIGSMAITEERAKQVAFSDPYYYSGGVIFVREGNTEITSEADLEGATIGVVGQSTYDTAAQQYTDDENIQYYSSDVVALQDLTIEGRLDAVITADVVGFEAQNAGLEIEMIGEPLWIEQAAVAVRPEDKELLKAVNEALAAIIEDGTYDEISQKWFGRNLLDVDLEGIEILK
- a CDS encoding MurR/RpiR family transcriptional regulator produces the protein MQDLLRSVSSSYREFSAGQKKIGDLFFKEPIFLAFSSALEVGRRVRVSESTVIRWTQKLGYKGYAEFQQVLQRKLAEERLEKAEQKISEPVADQSFLENLLDADILSIAKLKKTISEEKLLQVVDKISQADQIYVTGNFFDYGIAHWFANWLNLVLGHTETMYPSTGEYYTQLSKIERGDLVVAFVFPRYTRAALDTLKSVKAQGAEVIVLTDSEESPALVYADYELTVSVNSNLNIDSYTSVHALLTSIMRFVYVKQHAQVNENLAKVEAVYKDRNLFI